In the Ktedonobacterales bacterium genome, CTCGCACCCTCCAGGGCCATACCAGGCTATCACATCATTTGGCGATCCGCCCGAACCCTGGGGAAACGCGGAAACGGCTGCCGCAGTGATTATCCCGGCGCCGCTCGAATATACCGTCTGCTATGGACAGGGAACACAGCAGGGACCGGCAGCTATCATCGCTGCTTCCACACAGATGGAACTCTATGACGAAATCCTCGACTGGATACCGATGAGTGTCGGCATTGCTACCCACCCGGCGCTCTCTTATGCGGGATTATCACAGGAAGCGGCGCTCCAGGTGACGGAACAAGCAGTCGCAGCGGTCCTCACGCGCGGCCAGCTGCCAGTCACCCTGGGGGGGGAACACGCCCTTACCCCGGCTTGCCTGCGCGCGGTCCAACAGATCGGTGATTTTGCCCCGCTCGGCCTCATCAGCTTCGACGCGCACGCCGATATGCGCTTCAGCTACGAGGGGACTCCACTCAGCCACGCCTGCGCCATGCGCCGCGCCCTGGAAATCCCAGGCATCAGCGCGTTGGAACTGGGCATCCGCAGCATCAGCCCGGAAGAGGTGACTGACATGCGCAAGCTGCGCCCACCGCTGGAGATTGTCTGGGCGCATCAATTTGCAGAAATGCAGCTTGGTGCTTTGCTCGACCAGTTACCGGCGCGCGTCTATGTCACCGTCGATCTGGATGTCTTTGACCCATCCTGCATGCCTGCGGTGGGTACACCGGAACCAGGGGGTATTGGATGGTATGATTTTCTGCGCGCCTTTCAACGGATTGCTGAGCAGAAGCAGGTTGTAGGACTCGATGTGGTTGAACTGGCTCCAATTGCCGGACTACACCATCCAGACTTTTTTGCCGCAAAGCTGGTGTACAGGATGCTTGGGCATATTTTTTTCCAGCGTCGCCAATCCAGCTAATCGCCCTGGGCGCTGCGCATCGATCATCAGCTTGCGTCAAAAGGAGCCAGTATGGCCGAGATATATCCAACAGATCGTGATTCCCTGGAGCGCGACTGTGACATCACCTATTTTATTGCCAGCGGCCCCGGTGGGCAGCATCGCAATAAAGTAGAAACGGGCGTGCGGCTCACGCATCGCCCAAGCGGAATTATCGTGACAGCCACCGAGCGCCACTCTCAGCAAGCCAACCGCGAAGCCGCTTTTGTGCGCATGGCCGCGCGGCTGGAGGAGCGGCAGCGCGTCCCAACACCGCGCAGGCCAACGCGCCCCACCGTCGAAAGCCGCGCGCGCAGGCTGGAAGCCAAACATCGAACGGCGTCGCTCAAGCGGCTCAGATCGACACCGCCTGATGAATAGCCAGCAGCAAGTGTATCCAGGCGCTGAAGATCTGGCTATTTGCCTTCAATCGCAGCGGCCCATCACAAGAGTGGGGGCAGCGCCTCGATGATCCCGCGCATCAATGCCAGAAATTGCGGCAGGACGGCTTTCGCGGTGGCAAGCACTTCCGCGTGATTGATCTGCTCTTCTGTGCCTGGCGTGGCGGCGTTGGTAATACAACTGATCCCCAGCACTCGCATCCCCGCATGCCGGGCGATTACCACCTCTGGAGCCGTAGACATGCCAACCGCATCGGCTCCCCAGGCCCGCAGCATGGTCAGTTCGGCCCCGGTTTCATAGCTGGGGCCAGTGACCATCACATACACCCCCTCGTGTAAGGGGATATGCAGGCGCTCCGCAACCTCTTTTGCCACAAACCGCAAGCCCTGGTCATAGGCTCCCGCCATTGCTGGAAAACGGGGGCCAATCTGCTCGTCGTTCGGCCCGATCAACGGGTGCAGGCCCGCCATC is a window encoding:
- the speB gene encoding agmatinase, with amino-acid sequence MTDQDSHPPGPYQAITSFGDPPEPWGNAETAAAVIIPAPLEYTVCYGQGTQQGPAAIIAASTQMELYDEILDWIPMSVGIATHPALSYAGLSQEAALQVTEQAVAAVLTRGQLPVTLGGEHALTPACLRAVQQIGDFAPLGLISFDAHADMRFSYEGTPLSHACAMRRALEIPGISALELGIRSISPEEVTDMRKLRPPLEIVWAHQFAEMQLGALLDQLPARVYVTVDLDVFDPSCMPAVGTPEPGGIGWYDFLRAFQRIAEQKQVVGLDVVELAPIAGLHHPDFFAAKLVYRMLGHIFFQRRQSS
- a CDS encoding peptide chain release factor-like protein, giving the protein MAEIYPTDRDSLERDCDITYFIASGPGGQHRNKVETGVRLTHRPSGIIVTATERHSQQANREAAFVRMAARLEERQRVPTPRRPTRPTVESRARRLEAKHRTASLKRLRSTPPDE
- a CDS encoding purine-nucleoside phosphorylase, whose amino-acid sequence is MNADMELHLADAVAYVRGKTPLQPEVAVILGSGLGVLADEIEDAVRIPYASIPHFPVSTVAGHAGMLVLGRLAHRRVVAMQGRIHLYEGRTPQELAFPIRVLRALGAEALVVTNAAGGLNPNFPAGAFMVIRDHIFLPGMAGLHPLIGPNDEQIGPRFPAMAGAYDQGLRFVAKEVAERLHIPLHEGVYVMVTGPSYETGAELTMLRAWGADAVGMSTAPEVVIARHAGMRVLGISCITNAATPGTEEQINHAEVLATAKAVLPQFLALMRGIIEALPPLL